The Marinobacter halotolerans genome includes a window with the following:
- a CDS encoding S-(hydroxymethyl)glutathione dehydrogenase/class III alcohol dehydrogenase, giving the protein MIKSRAAVAFAPNKPLEIVEVDVEAPKKGEVLVRIVATGVCHTDAYTLSGADSEGNFPAILGHEGGGIVEAVGEGVTSFEVGDHVIPLYTAECGKCKFCTSGKTNLCGSVRETQGKGVMPDGTSRFSYKGEPIYHYMGCSTFSEYTVLPEVSLAKIPKEAPLEKVCLLGCGVTTGIGAVLNTAKVEEGATVAIFGLGGIGLAAIIGATMAKASRIIAIDINPGKFDIAKELGATDVVNPKDYDKPIQEVIIEMTDGGVDYSFECIGNVQVMRSALECCHKGWGESVIIGVAGAGEEISTRPFQLVTGRVWKGSAFGGVKGRTELPGYVEKAKTGEIPLDVFITHNMPLEDINEAFELMHEGKSIRTVIHF; this is encoded by the coding sequence GTGATTAAATCCCGTGCTGCCGTGGCGTTCGCGCCCAACAAACCGCTGGAAATCGTGGAAGTTGATGTAGAAGCACCGAAAAAAGGCGAAGTTCTGGTGCGCATTGTCGCCACTGGCGTGTGCCACACTGACGCTTACACCCTCTCCGGCGCCGATTCTGAAGGTAACTTCCCGGCCATTCTGGGCCATGAAGGCGGTGGCATTGTGGAAGCCGTGGGCGAGGGTGTGACGTCTTTTGAAGTGGGTGATCACGTTATCCCGCTTTACACGGCCGAGTGTGGCAAATGTAAGTTCTGTACCTCCGGCAAGACCAACCTCTGTGGTTCCGTGCGCGAGACCCAAGGCAAGGGCGTCATGCCAGACGGCACCTCGCGGTTCTCCTACAAGGGCGAGCCCATCTACCACTACATGGGGTGCTCCACGTTTTCCGAGTACACGGTTCTGCCTGAAGTCTCGCTGGCAAAGATCCCCAAGGAAGCACCGTTGGAAAAAGTCTGCCTGCTGGGCTGTGGTGTGACTACCGGTATTGGTGCCGTACTGAACACCGCCAAAGTCGAAGAAGGCGCAACCGTTGCTATCTTCGGCCTGGGCGGCATCGGTCTGGCGGCGATCATCGGCGCTACCATGGCCAAGGCCAGCCGCATCATTGCCATCGACATCAACCCCGGTAAGTTCGACATTGCCAAGGAGTTGGGCGCCACGGACGTGGTCAATCCCAAGGACTACGACAAGCCGATTCAGGAAGTGATCATCGAGATGACCGACGGCGGCGTGGACTACTCCTTCGAGTGCATTGGCAACGTTCAGGTGATGCGGTCAGCGCTGGAATGCTGCCACAAGGGTTGGGGTGAGTCTGTCATTATCGGCGTGGCCGGTGCTGGCGAGGAAATCAGCACCCGTCCCTTCCAGCTGGTCACCGGCCGGGTCTGGAAAGGCTCTGCGTTCGGCGGCGTGAAAGGCCGTACCGAATTGCCGGGCTACGTCGAGAAAGCCAAGACCGGCGAGATTCCGCTGGATGTGTTCATTACCCACAACATGCCGCTGGAAGACATCAACGAGGCGTTCGAGCTGATGCATGAGGGCAAGAGCATCCGGACGGTGATTCACTTCTGA
- a CDS encoding acyl-CoA thioesterase has product MFRFRFRVRYGECDAQSVVFNARYADYVDIAVNEYIRTLFGDYQRLLDQDLDIQVVSLNLNYRAPARFDDVLEARIQAGRIGNTSFTLHLEFYRLGDEMLVADADITYVLIQPSIMAKTPVPESIRELLERGAPGVLISHAGEDQATD; this is encoded by the coding sequence ATGTTCCGTTTTCGCTTCCGTGTCCGCTATGGTGAATGCGATGCCCAGAGCGTCGTGTTCAACGCCCGCTATGCGGACTATGTGGATATTGCAGTCAACGAATACATCCGGACCCTGTTCGGTGACTACCAGCGGCTACTGGATCAGGATCTGGACATCCAGGTGGTCAGCCTGAACCTGAATTACCGGGCGCCGGCGAGGTTTGATGATGTGCTGGAAGCGCGGATCCAGGCGGGTCGGATTGGCAATACGTCTTTCACCCTGCATCTGGAGTTCTATCGTTTGGGGGATGAAATGCTGGTTGCGGACGCCGACATCACCTATGTGCTGATTCAGCCATCAATAATGGCCAAAACACCGGTGCCGGAGTCGATTCGGGAGTTGCTGGAAAGGGGAGCACCCGGCGTGCTGATCAGCCACGCCGGGGAAGATCAGGCAACTGATTAA
- a CDS encoding type 1 glutamine amidotransferase domain-containing protein, with protein sequence MNILMVLTSHDQMGDTGHKTGFWLEEFTAPYYVFKDAGANITLATPKGGQPPIDPNSEGEDALTETTRRFQEDAHAKESLASTKKLADVDMNEFDAIFYPGGHGPLWDLANDAKSAELIKTAYEQDKVIGAVCHAPAVFKDVEVKPGQNLVGGRNVTGFSNSEEETVGLTKVVPFLVEDMLKEKNGRYTSGDDFTPHIVVDGRLVTGQNPPSSEGTAKAVLQALEDAHATHGN encoded by the coding sequence ATGAACATATTGATGGTTCTTACCTCACATGACCAGATGGGCGATACCGGCCACAAAACCGGTTTCTGGCTTGAGGAGTTCACGGCCCCCTACTACGTGTTCAAGGATGCCGGCGCCAATATCACTCTGGCTACTCCCAAAGGCGGCCAACCGCCCATTGACCCGAATAGTGAAGGCGAAGACGCGCTGACAGAAACTACCCGTCGCTTCCAAGAGGATGCTCACGCCAAAGAATCCCTGGCAAGCACCAAGAAGCTGGCCGACGTGGACATGAACGAATTCGACGCGATTTTCTACCCCGGCGGCCATGGACCTCTGTGGGATCTGGCCAACGACGCCAAATCCGCAGAGCTGATCAAGACCGCGTATGAGCAGGACAAGGTGATCGGCGCTGTCTGTCACGCTCCGGCGGTCTTCAAAGACGTGGAAGTCAAACCCGGCCAGAACCTGGTGGGCGGCCGCAACGTGACCGGCTTCAGTAACAGCGAGGAAGAAACCGTGGGACTGACCAAAGTGGTTCCTTTCCTGGTGGAAGACATGCTTAAGGAAAAGAACGGCCGTTATACCAGCGGCGATGACTTCACGCCGCACATTGTGGTGGACGGCAGACTGGTCACCGGTCAGAATCCGCCTTCTTCAGAAGGCACCGCCAAGGCCGTACTGCAGGCGCTTGAGGATGCCCACGCAACCCACGGCAACTGA
- a CDS encoding ribonuclease J, giving the protein MTPDENDLWFLPLGGTGEIGMNLNLYGHDGQWLMVDCGVTFPKPGRVSADGTVHHSGEPPVQMADPAFIADRRDRLAGLVITHAHEDHIGAVPYLWPLLQCPIYTSRFTAEILRRKLAEFDLLHRVPIFVLDAGDRRQIGPFDVQWLALTHSIPDPNALMIRTAAGNIFHSGDWKLDDQPLVGHGYRKSTFTDLAEEGVVAMVCDSTNATVAGHSMSESALYGGLLDAIGPAKGRVIVACFGSNIARLHTLAAVARATGRYMGLMGRSLINMSSAAKAAGLWDTADSLIQSSHFGYLPREEVLAVATGSQGEPRTALRRLASGNHPDFELEAGDRVIFSARAIPGNEEAINALISQLEAMGVDVLTAESASLPIHASGHPAREELEAMYRWVRPSIAIPVHGEEEHMRAHADIAEATGVPRRLVGRNGDLFMIRPVPGMRRQIVETGRLGWQKQELTRVF; this is encoded by the coding sequence ATGACCCCGGATGAAAACGATCTCTGGTTTCTGCCTCTGGGCGGAACCGGCGAAATCGGCATGAATCTCAATCTGTACGGTCACGATGGCCAGTGGCTGATGGTGGATTGCGGGGTCACTTTTCCGAAACCGGGAAGGGTCTCGGCGGATGGCACCGTCCATCATTCCGGAGAACCACCGGTCCAGATGGCCGACCCGGCCTTTATTGCCGACCGGCGGGATCGGCTGGCAGGCCTGGTGATCACCCATGCCCACGAGGATCACATTGGCGCGGTCCCCTATCTCTGGCCCCTGCTGCAGTGCCCGATCTACACCAGCCGCTTTACCGCCGAAATCCTGCGCCGCAAGCTGGCGGAGTTCGATCTCCTCCATCGGGTGCCCATTTTTGTGCTGGATGCCGGTGACCGGCGGCAGATCGGACCGTTTGATGTGCAATGGCTGGCGCTGACCCACTCCATTCCGGACCCCAATGCCCTGATGATTCGCACCGCCGCGGGCAACATTTTCCACAGCGGTGACTGGAAGCTGGATGACCAGCCCCTGGTCGGCCATGGCTACCGCAAAAGCACCTTTACCGACCTGGCTGAAGAAGGGGTGGTTGCCATGGTCTGCGACTCGACTAATGCCACGGTGGCCGGGCATTCCATGTCGGAATCGGCACTCTATGGCGGGCTGTTGGACGCCATTGGTCCGGCGAAAGGCCGTGTAATCGTCGCCTGTTTTGGCAGCAATATCGCCCGGCTGCATACGCTGGCGGCCGTGGCCCGGGCCACCGGTCGCTACATGGGGTTGATGGGCCGCTCACTGATCAACATGAGCAGTGCCGCCAAGGCAGCGGGGCTATGGGATACAGCGGACTCGCTGATCCAGTCCAGCCACTTCGGATACCTGCCGAGGGAGGAAGTGCTGGCGGTGGCTACCGGCAGCCAGGGCGAACCACGAACCGCACTGCGGCGGCTGGCCTCGGGCAATCATCCGGATTTTGAACTGGAAGCGGGTGACCGGGTGATCTTCAGCGCCCGGGCCATTCCCGGCAATGAAGAGGCTATTAATGCCCTTATAAGCCAGCTGGAAGCGATGGGTGTCGATGTGTTGACTGCAGAATCGGCCAGCCTGCCTATCCATGCATCCGGCCATCCGGCCCGGGAAGAGCTGGAAGCCATGTACCGCTGGGTGCGGCCGTCCATCGCCATCCCGGTTCATGGCGAAGAAGAGCATATGCGGGCCCATGCCGACATTGCTGAGGCGACAGGGGTGCCCCGGCGGTTGGTGGGACGCAATGGCGACCTGTTTATGATCCGCCCGGTACCCGGGATGCGCCGTCAGATTGTGGAGACTGGCCGGTTGGGCTGGCAGAAGCAGGAGCTGACCCGGGTGTTCTGA
- a CDS encoding hotdog fold thioesterase — protein sequence MAIWTRSLPTLEQMEESSRNTAVSAMGIEFVDVGNDYITGRIPVDGRTVQPFGILHGGASVVLAETLGSMAANYCLREENQIAVGLDINANHIRSASSGWVYGTARPVHLGGTTQVWEIRMENEEGKLICISRLTMAVINRG from the coding sequence ATGGCAATCTGGACCCGCAGTCTTCCCACCCTTGAGCAGATGGAAGAAAGCAGTCGCAATACCGCGGTTAGCGCCATGGGTATCGAATTTGTGGACGTTGGAAACGATTACATTACCGGCCGGATCCCGGTCGACGGCCGTACGGTGCAGCCTTTCGGAATCCTGCACGGTGGCGCGTCAGTGGTGCTGGCGGAGACACTGGGTAGCATGGCTGCAAACTACTGTCTGCGTGAGGAAAACCAGATTGCCGTGGGGTTGGACATCAACGCCAACCATATCCGTTCCGCGTCCAGCGGCTGGGTTTACGGCACTGCTCGGCCGGTTCACCTGGGTGGCACTACCCAGGTATGGGAGATCCGCATGGAAAACGAGGAAGGTAAGCTTATCTGTATTTCACGGCTCACCATGGCCGTCATCAACCGGGGGTGA
- a CDS encoding HD-GYP domain-containing protein: MSSFHQDIVETEIPVSQLTIGMHVIRLDRPWEDTNFLLQGFVIQNEDDLLSVQSQCHWVVIEGRVDVVRSFEKSPITTGKKKTAADIRKTSSLPKKRVTYINKIDTAREMARARTHYGHAKETAKQIMSSIRLGRMLDMNEIRQTVDNTVDSVLRNENALLLLSKIKNKDEYTAEHCINVSILSAAFGKHLGLLEDEIRVLALSGMLHDVGKMRIDDAILNKPGALTPEEFDIMKKHATYGRDVLAGLPTLEHAAVDVAYSHHERMDGKGYPRGLPSQQIPVFAKMVGLVDTYDAITSSRVYDKGRASMQALQIIHRNKGTQFDAELAVEFIRMIGVYPPGSIVELENDEVGIVVANQKSSKLRPIILLVRDADKKPITPYRQINLSEDVKDASGEVYKIAREVPDGTYDIVMSDFIERGFLSTRPTSESPPVDDGHGEP; encoded by the coding sequence ATGAGCTCCTTTCACCAGGACATCGTCGAAACGGAAATTCCAGTATCCCAACTGACCATTGGCATGCACGTGATTCGCCTGGATCGGCCGTGGGAGGACACCAATTTCCTGCTCCAGGGTTTTGTGATCCAGAATGAGGACGACCTGCTTTCGGTGCAATCCCAGTGCCACTGGGTTGTCATCGAAGGCCGCGTCGACGTCGTCAGATCGTTCGAAAAATCGCCTATCACGACAGGCAAAAAGAAAACCGCCGCAGATATCCGAAAAACCAGTTCCCTGCCAAAAAAACGTGTCACCTATATCAATAAAATCGACACGGCCCGGGAAATGGCCAGGGCGCGGACCCACTACGGTCATGCCAAGGAAACCGCCAAACAGATCATGTCCAGCATACGCCTGGGCCGGATGCTGGACATGAACGAGATTCGTCAGACGGTCGACAACACTGTGGACAGCGTACTGCGGAACGAAAACGCCCTGTTGCTGCTCAGCAAGATCAAGAACAAGGACGAGTACACCGCGGAACATTGCATCAACGTATCGATACTTTCCGCAGCTTTTGGCAAGCACCTGGGGCTGCTGGAGGACGAGATCCGCGTTCTGGCGCTCAGTGGCATGCTGCACGACGTTGGCAAGATGCGGATTGACGATGCCATCCTGAACAAGCCCGGGGCACTAACGCCGGAAGAATTCGACATCATGAAAAAACACGCCACCTACGGCCGCGATGTGCTGGCCGGGTTGCCTACGCTCGAACACGCGGCGGTGGATGTGGCCTATTCCCATCATGAGCGGATGGATGGCAAGGGTTACCCCCGCGGCCTGCCCAGCCAGCAGATTCCGGTGTTTGCGAAAATGGTCGGGCTTGTGGATACCTACGACGCCATCACCAGCTCCCGGGTCTACGATAAGGGCCGTGCGTCCATGCAGGCGCTGCAGATCATCCATCGCAACAAGGGCACCCAGTTTGATGCGGAGCTGGCGGTGGAATTTATCCGAATGATCGGCGTCTATCCCCCAGGCTCTATTGTTGAGCTGGAGAACGACGAAGTCGGAATAGTGGTGGCCAATCAGAAAAGCAGCAAACTCCGGCCGATCATCCTGCTGGTCCGGGATGCTGACAAAAAGCCTATCACCCCCTATCGGCAGATCAACCTGAGTGAGGACGTGAAGGACGCATCGGGCGAGGTCTACAAAATTGCACGCGAGGTGCCGGACGGCACCTACGATATTGTGATGAGCGATTTTATTGAGCGCGGTTTTCTGAGCACCCGACCGACGTCGGAATCACCCCCGGTTGATGACGGCCATGGTGAGCCGTGA
- the pelG gene encoding exopolysaccharide Pel transporter PelG: MAGIGFEIRRILKRDSFLNLFEAYGLAGIISSGPWVLSVLGVMLIGITSLALKVSGTLVVQFLVSVTYLMAVSLTLSGLFQHVFTRWVADRLYAKRSDLILPNLMGLIWVTTTLSLGLGLLAMMFFFGGTSVLYRLLMLANFVVLCNLWPVTIFLSSMKSYRRIVVVFALGYATAVVSAVMLSRFGLEGLLTGLLLGHSLLFFSFFYTIIRQYPGNRFIRFDFARRRQIFPTLILTGLLFNAAVWADKFIFWFHPDTSQPVIASLRASVIYDLPIFLAYMSIIPGMAVFLVRMETDFAEAYERFYNAVREGDTLQRINRFRDQMVVVARNGIYEIFKVQGLTVILIFLWSEELLAAIGISPLYLPLFHIDLVAVSIQLLLLAIQNVLFYLDARGINVTLCALFFFGNIAFTFITIEMGASFYGYGFAASTLLAALAGLWLLSRKFEKLEYETFMLQGR; encoded by the coding sequence ATGGCCGGCATCGGTTTCGAAATCCGCCGCATACTGAAACGGGACAGCTTCCTGAACCTGTTCGAGGCCTACGGCCTGGCCGGCATTATCAGTTCCGGCCCCTGGGTGCTTTCCGTGCTCGGGGTAATGTTGATCGGCATCACCAGCCTGGCACTGAAAGTGTCCGGCACCCTGGTGGTGCAGTTTCTGGTCTCGGTCACCTATTTGATGGCCGTGTCTCTGACCTTGTCCGGCCTGTTCCAGCATGTGTTTACCCGTTGGGTCGCGGACCGGCTCTATGCCAAACGCAGCGATCTGATCCTGCCCAATCTGATGGGACTGATCTGGGTAACCACCACCCTGTCCCTGGGCCTCGGCCTTTTGGCCATGATGTTTTTCTTTGGCGGCACATCGGTGCTTTACCGGCTACTGATGCTGGCCAACTTTGTGGTGCTGTGTAACCTGTGGCCGGTCACCATTTTTCTGTCCAGCATGAAATCCTACCGGCGCATTGTGGTGGTGTTTGCACTGGGATACGCCACTGCCGTGGTCAGTGCCGTGATGCTGTCCCGGTTTGGTCTGGAAGGCCTGCTGACCGGGCTGCTATTGGGCCACAGCCTGCTTTTTTTCAGCTTTTTCTACACCATCATCCGCCAGTATCCCGGCAACCGCTTCATACGCTTTGATTTTGCCCGGCGTCGGCAGATCTTCCCGACACTGATTCTCACCGGGCTGCTGTTCAATGCGGCAGTGTGGGCCGACAAGTTTATCTTCTGGTTCCACCCGGATACCTCCCAGCCGGTTATTGCCAGCCTCCGGGCGTCGGTGATCTACGACCTGCCGATTTTTCTTGCCTACATGTCCATCATTCCGGGCATGGCGGTTTTTCTGGTGCGAATGGAGACCGACTTCGCAGAAGCCTACGAACGCTTCTACAACGCCGTCCGGGAAGGGGACACCCTGCAGCGGATCAACCGCTTCCGGGACCAGATGGTTGTGGTTGCCCGCAATGGCATCTACGAGATCTTCAAGGTGCAGGGGCTGACCGTTATCCTCATCTTCCTCTGGAGCGAGGAGCTGCTGGCGGCGATCGGCATCTCGCCTCTGTATCTGCCGTTGTTCCACATCGACCTGGTGGCAGTCAGCATCCAGTTGCTACTGCTGGCCATCCAGAATGTGCTGTTCTACCTGGATGCCCGGGGCATCAACGTGACACTGTGCGCACTGTTTTTTTTCGGAAACATTGCCTTCACCTTCATCACCATCGAAATGGGCGCGTCCTTCTACGGCTATGGTTTCGCCGCTTCAACACTTCTTGCGGCACTTGCCGGTCTGTGGCTTCTGTCGCGGAAGTTCGAAAAGCTGGAATACGAGACTTTTATGTTACAGGGGCGCTAG
- the pelF gene encoding GT4 family glycosyltransferase PelF codes for MKQSSPKADIALLLEGTYPFIRGGVSSWVHQIITGLPEYTFALIFLGGDRKHYGKQQYVLPDNVTHLECHYLMDTETVNKPRPTQGNKAAFEAQKCLHEQFKSATSVPPEILHRVFADLGQKGGISREDFLYSEQSWEMIDESYRKYCTEPSFVDYFWSVRIMHAPLFQLAEVARRMPQVRMLHSISTGYAGLLGAIASEQRGIPFALSEHGIYTKERKIDLSQADWIHDPTDQVSGTLNEQLGYIRRLWIRFFEALGRLAYQQAAPIVSLYLGNRERQLQDGAPEERTCIIPNGIDPARFEAARAARPDAIPKVLGLVGRVVPIKDIKTFIRAMRSVTDVIPDAEGWIVGPEDEDETYVRECKELVDSLGMSRQVKFLGFQNVNDILPQLGLMVLTSISEALPLVILEAHAAGLPCLATDVGACRELLEGTTEEDRALGASGAVVPIADPEATAREAVRLLSNPEQWRRAQKAGLERVQKFYTLDSMFGAYRSIYQQGLDH; via the coding sequence ATGAAACAGAGCAGCCCCAAAGCAGACATCGCGCTGCTGTTGGAAGGCACCTATCCGTTTATCCGCGGAGGGGTGTCGTCCTGGGTACACCAGATCATCACCGGACTGCCGGAGTACACCTTCGCCCTGATTTTTCTGGGCGGTGACCGTAAACACTACGGCAAACAGCAATACGTCCTGCCGGACAATGTCACCCACCTGGAATGCCACTACCTGATGGATACCGAGACGGTGAACAAACCTCGGCCGACGCAGGGCAACAAGGCGGCCTTCGAGGCGCAGAAATGCCTGCACGAGCAGTTCAAGTCGGCGACGTCGGTACCGCCGGAAATACTCCACCGGGTATTCGCCGATCTGGGCCAGAAAGGGGGAATCAGCCGGGAGGATTTTCTTTACAGCGAACAGAGCTGGGAGATGATCGACGAGAGCTATCGCAAATACTGCACCGAGCCGTCGTTTGTCGACTACTTCTGGTCCGTCCGCATTATGCACGCGCCGCTGTTCCAGCTTGCCGAAGTTGCCCGCAGGATGCCGCAGGTGCGAATGCTGCATTCGATCTCCACCGGCTACGCGGGTTTGCTGGGGGCCATCGCCAGTGAGCAACGTGGCATCCCCTTTGCCCTGAGTGAACACGGCATCTACACCAAGGAGCGCAAAATCGACCTGTCCCAGGCGGACTGGATTCACGACCCCACGGATCAGGTCAGCGGTACCCTGAACGAGCAGCTGGGTTATATCCGCCGGCTGTGGATCCGGTTCTTTGAAGCCCTGGGGCGCCTGGCCTACCAGCAGGCTGCCCCGATCGTTTCCCTGTATCTGGGCAACCGCGAGCGCCAGCTTCAGGATGGCGCACCGGAGGAACGCACCTGCATCATCCCCAACGGCATTGATCCAGCCCGCTTTGAAGCGGCCAGGGCGGCCCGCCCCGACGCTATCCCCAAAGTGCTCGGGCTGGTCGGGCGGGTGGTTCCCATCAAGGACATCAAGACCTTTATCCGCGCCATGCGCTCGGTCACCGACGTCATTCCCGACGCCGAAGGCTGGATCGTGGGGCCCGAGGATGAAGACGAAACCTACGTTCGCGAATGCAAAGAGCTGGTGGACAGCCTGGGCATGAGCCGGCAGGTAAAGTTTCTCGGTTTTCAGAATGTGAACGACATACTGCCGCAACTGGGTCTGATGGTGCTGACGTCTATCTCTGAAGCCTTGCCCCTGGTGATACTGGAAGCCCACGCCGCCGGCCTGCCGTGTCTGGCCACCGATGTGGGTGCCTGCCGCGAATTGCTGGAAGGAACCACGGAAGAAGACCGGGCCCTCGGTGCCAGCGGTGCGGTGGTGCCAATCGCAGATCCCGAAGCCACGGCCCGGGAAGCGGTGCGGCTACTATCGAATCCGGAACAGTGGCGCCGGGCCCAGAAGGCCGGACTTGAACGTGTGCAGAAGTTCTACACGCTGGACAGCATGTTCGGAGCCTACCGATCCATCTACCAACAGGGGCTTGATCACTGA
- a CDS encoding tetratricopeptide repeat protein, with the protein MAGNWFALIALALETGGVIGLLSPDASDIHLVAYLIAHAMACAILAVVLLPLLPSRYRGQPLTAAIFLFTLQFAIPFIGSVGLILGILLALYLPRSKRDVPWQEMDIPELPFQPIDMNLQVIYSQGGLRQVLREASSTNKRLSAMMATRQMNDREAIDILREALRDPADDVRLLAYSMLEQKEKTLAQRAGRLQQSLQSASDLDSVVLERRLAQVWWEMAYLGLAQGSLKQYYLESARKLLRRLVNRRSQHNDWRLLGRVELALDNIDGAEEAFRSALAGGSAPETIMPYLGEIAFLRRDFAQVRRHLSACPPERFHPANRPIIEAWL; encoded by the coding sequence ATGGCCGGTAACTGGTTTGCACTGATCGCCCTGGCGTTGGAGACCGGCGGTGTTATCGGCCTGCTCTCGCCGGACGCATCGGATATTCATCTGGTCGCCTACCTGATCGCTCATGCAATGGCCTGCGCGATCCTCGCCGTCGTATTGCTTCCGCTACTGCCATCGCGCTACCGCGGCCAGCCGCTAACCGCCGCCATTTTTCTGTTCACCCTGCAGTTTGCCATTCCGTTTATCGGCAGTGTGGGACTGATCCTGGGCATTCTGCTGGCGCTGTATCTGCCACGGTCAAAACGGGATGTGCCCTGGCAGGAGATGGACATTCCGGAACTGCCATTCCAGCCCATCGACATGAACCTTCAGGTTATCTATAGCCAGGGCGGCCTGCGCCAGGTGCTGCGGGAGGCCAGCAGCACCAACAAACGGCTGAGCGCGATGATGGCCACCCGCCAGATGAACGATCGCGAGGCGATTGATATCCTCCGTGAAGCACTCCGAGACCCTGCGGACGACGTGCGATTACTGGCCTACTCCATGCTGGAGCAGAAAGAAAAGACACTGGCTCAGCGCGCCGGGCGACTCCAGCAATCCCTGCAGAGCGCCAGTGACCTGGACAGCGTTGTTCTTGAGCGCCGACTGGCACAGGTGTGGTGGGAAATGGCCTATCTGGGCCTGGCCCAGGGCAGCCTGAAACAGTATTACCTTGAGAGCGCACGAAAACTCCTGCGCCGCCTGGTCAACCGCCGCTCCCAACACAACGACTGGCGCCTGCTGGGCCGGGTGGAATTGGCCCTGGACAATATCGACGGTGCCGAGGAGGCATTCAGATCGGCCCTTGCCGGCGGCTCGGCCCCGGAAACCATCATGCCCTATCTGGGGGAAATCGCCTTCCTGCGCCGGGATTTTGCCCAGGTGCGCAGACATCTGTCCGCCTGCCCGCCGGAGCGTTTTCACCCCGCCAACCGCCCGATCATCGAGGCCTGGCTATGA